The Theileria annulata chromosome 3, complete sequence, *** SEQUENCING IN PROGRESS *** genome has a segment encoding these proteins:
- a CDS encoding ATP-binding protein, putative (note;~Tap-24g11.q1c.cand.88 - score = 27.83), with translation MRYAQIVLGPAGSGKTTYCKVFQDYLFSCKRNCYIVNLDPATEDGLVFENDKIGNKTNSNKSNNNKVSPFDTDIRDFVDIGSIIEEEDLGPNGALVRSSELLAENLGWLSEQLESTYSDESYLLFDTPGQIELFLHIPYIKTITELLKRLNINCLAVYLLDVSFMNDPAKLISGSLAGLAAMVNLEMPHINVLSKCDLICDSNNKISRNPFLDVTSSTFGFSPNDLQFQKLHISNPTQNPDDPDFDPDSDNMDYSEFYEIVNKSSNDLVSSLDKHLPRTYKRLNVAFASLLEDFDLVSFMPLNINDEECLEQLLVATDVALQFGEEAEPSAKFDLSDTI, from the exons ATGAGATACGCCCAGATAGTCTTGGGTCCTGCTGGGAGTGGGAAAACAACCTACTGCAAGGTGTTCCAGGACTATCTTTTTTCCTGCAAAAGAAACTGTTACATAGTTAACCTCGACCCAGCAACAGAAGATGGTTTGgtatttgaaaatgataaaatcgGAAACAAGACCAATTCAAACAAATCTAATAACAATAAAG tGAGCCCTTTTGATACTGATATTCGGGATTTTGTCGATATTGGATCAATAATTGAGGAAGAGGACTTGGGACCAAATGGTGCTTTGGTGAGGAGTTCAGAACTTTTGGCAGAGAATTTGGGTTGGCTTTCAGAACAGCTTGAATCTACCTATTCCGACGAGTCTTACCTATTGTTTGATACTCCAGGTCAGATTGAGCTTTTCCTTCATATTCCATACATAAAGACTATTACTGAGCTATTAAAACGcttaaatattaattgtcTGGCTGTTTATCTTTTGGACGTTTCATTCATGAATGACCCTGCAAAGTTGATTTCAGGCTCACTCGCAGGGCTCGCCGCCATGGTTAACCTTGAAATGCCTCACATAAATGTCTTGTCAAAGTGCGATTTAATATGTGACAGTAACAATAAGATCTCTAGGAACCCATTCCTTGATGTAACAAGCAGCACCTTCGGGTTTTCACCAAATGACCTTCAGTTCCAAAAGTTACACATATCCAATCCCACACAAAACCCAGATGATCCTGATTTTGACCCGGATTCAGACAATATGGACTACTCTGAGTTTTACGAGATTGTAAACAAGTCGAGCAACGATCTTGTTAGCAGTTTGGACAAACACCTTCCCAGGACTTACAAAAGACTCAATGTAGCATTCGCTTCACTTTTGGAGGATTTTGACCTCGTTTCATTCATGCCACTTAACATAAATGATGAGGAATGTCTGGAACAACTTTTAGTAGCCACAGACGTCGCATTACAGTTTGGTGAGGAGGCTGAGCCCTCCGCTAAATTCGACCTATCTGATACAATTTAA
- a CDS encoding uncharacterized protein (note;~Tap-24g11.q1c.C.cand.149 - score = 13.66): MRRAYEVFTSSFSFLFDSEGSSLGLKGSLNTSNFVEYGDDLVSINKQWKWAGKTPSMFDSNLPEDKQYLCCDNVACLRLLKSDITLHESWLVSEPHDNEADNLYEEDPASSVETSWRTYSLTITYDRYNETARFWLRGYNQFGLPLSKDEMFEDVPEVYVGKTVTVERHPFTGFLNLTVHPCNQKEIVKLENQNFRLELVKFK, encoded by the exons ATGAGGAGAGCTTACGAGGTCTTTACGAGCAGTTTTTCCTTCTTATTTGACAGCGAAGGATCATCCTTGGGGCTGAAAGGCTCTTTAAACACTTCTAATTTCGTTGAATACGGAGATGATTTGGTCTCCATTAACAAACAGTGGAAGTG GGCCGGTAAAACTCCGTCAATGTTTGATTCTAATCTTCCCGAAGATAAGCAATACCTTTGCTGTGATAATGTAGCATGTTTAAGGCTTCTTAAATCT GATATAACTCTTCATGAATCATGGCTGGTTTCTGAACCTCATGATAACGAAGCGGATAATCTTTACGAG GAAGACCCAGCATCTTCTGTAGAAACGTCTTGGAGGACTTATTCCCTAACCATTACATATGACCGTTATAACGAAACTGCTAGATTCTGGCTCAGAGGATATAATCAA TTTGGGCTTCCGTTAAGCAAGGATGAGATGTTTGAGGACGTTCCTGAAGTTTACGTTGGGAAAACGGTGACTGTGGAAAGGCATCCTTTTACTGGATTTTTAAACCTTACAGTCCACCCTTGTAACCAAAAGGAAATCGTTAAACTTGAAAACCAAAATTTCAGGTTAgaattagtaaaatttaaataa
- a CDS encoding uncharacterized protein (note;~Tap-24g11.q1c.C.cand.150 - score = 26.94;~12 probable transmembrane helices predicted for TA03590 by TMHMM2.0 at aa 29-51, 64-86, 96-113, 155-177, 192-214, 249-271, 365-384, 410-432, 452-474, 487-506, 526-548 and 569-591;~Signal anchor predicted for TA03590 by SignalP 2.0 HMM (Signal peptide probability 0.005, signal anchor probability 0.659) with cleavage site probability 0.004 between residues 40 and 41): MGFITDLKNSFVLNKFSEENLNRKDIGSICLLLLLYILQGIPIGIQNTIPIMLNNRVSYSKIAILSLVTFPFSIKLLWAPILDFFYIKRIGKRKSWIIPVQVICGLLLLYGSYDKRMDKWLFPAPSDTLTANLAEEGSSLLNKTSTTQIMSGKIFLFFLVLYFLLATQDIAVDGWALTILRPHLRLHASACNSAGQSFGANLAFFLILGSNSIFNTMCKFSKTFHNHFESFCSHLKTSDCVCHKCVDPVVTISGFMRFFGIIILITTFFLMFKKETASSSTSNTPSTVSEVSYNDTTMDLTIPDSFNYRKHKDSGVSAHNMDAVKDSSEIFELESVREILEYDLETGIKGRFRMWNSYKTLKKVITLAPIKTLAFLLLTKYLFFSPENPIDLKMLSYGLSQDLYAITKSFTIVVDIIFPLVLFNSVFIIPFIHKLTLFQTSYYIVLYGISNTLYRALILRFASLIISTVFLILTKYYYKHDHYTETNFVYVLILSFVIILRRISQLLNTVTDVALFNKVSDPKIGAIYMTLLNTLANFGGFYPNYIALLLVDTLTFSKLFGGVATEKKLGINGVFVECLICIICGFWLIPRFKLMFEKLDQYDERDWTIEDYT; encoded by the exons ATGGGATTCATCACAGATTTAAAGAATTCCTTTGTCCTAAATAAGTTCTCTGAAGAAAACCTGAACCGAAAGGACATAGGATCGATATGTTTGCTTCTTCTTCTATATATACTTCAAGGAATACCAATAGGGATACAGAACACAATCCCAATCATGTTAAATAATAGAGTTAGCTACTCCAAAATTGCAATTTTATCTTTGGTAACCTTCCCGTTTTCAATCAAGCTGTTATGGGCCCCAATTTTAGACTTTTTCTATATTAAAAGGATAGGTAAACGGAAGAGTTGGATAATCCCCGTACAAGTGATTTGTGGTTTACTGTTGCTCTACGGAAGTTATGATAAACGCATGGATAAATGGTTATTTCCAGCCCCTTCTGATACACTAACTGCCAATTTGGCGGAGGAAGGAAGTAGTCTTCTGAACAAAACCTCTACAACCCAAATAATGAGCGGTAAGATATTTCTCTTTTTCTTAGTGCTCTATTTTCTACTAGCTACACAAGATATCGCAGTTGACGGGTGGGCCCTTACCATTTTAAGACCTCACCTAAGATTACACGCCTCAGCCTGTAACTCCGCAGGACAGTCATTCGGAGCAAACCTTGCATTCTTCCTGATCCTTGGCTCAAACTCGATCTTCAATACAATGTGCAAATTCTCAAAGACGTTCCATAACCACTTTGAATCTTTTTGTAGCCATTTAAAGACCTCAGATTGTGTATGCCACAAGTGCGTGGACCCGGTAGTAACAATTTCAGGATTTATGAGATTCTTCGGGatcataatattaattacGACATTTTTCTTAATGTTTAAGAAGGAGACTGCATCCTCTAGTACTTCAAACACTCCAAGTACAGTTAGTGAAGTTTCCTATAACGATACAACAATGGATCTTACGATCCCAGACTCCTTTAATTACCGTAAACATAAAGATTCTGGTGTTTCAGCTCACAATATGGATGCTGTAAAGGATTCATCGGAAATATTCGAGCTGGAATCCGTTAGAGAAATACTAGAGTATGATTTGGAGACGGGGATTAAAGGCCGATTTAGAATGTGGAATAGCTACAAAACCCTGAAAAAAGTTATTACACTGGCACCAATTAAGACTTTGGCGTTTTTACTCTTGACAAAGTATCTCTTCTTCTCGCCAGAAAATCCAATTGACCTTAAAATGCTATCATACGGACTCTCTCAAGACTTGTACGCCATAACCAAGTCTTTCACAATCGTCGTAGATATCATCTTCCCTCTTGTG TTATTCAATTCagtatttattatacctTTCATACATAAATTAACTCTATTTCAGACTTCTTACTACATTGTACTATATGGAATTAGCAACACTTTATACCGAGCTCTAATACTTAGATTCGCATcactaataatatcaacag TTTTTTTGATACTCACCAAGTACTATTACAAACATGATCACTATACCGAGACGAATTTCGTATACGTCCTCATCTTATCATTCGTGATAATTCTGAGGAGAATATCACAGCTATTAAACACAGTAACAGATGTGGCGCTGTTTAACAAGGTCTCTGACCCCAAAATCGGAGCAATCTACATGACACTCCTCAACACACTCGCAAACTTCGGAGGATTCTACCCAAATTATATAGCACTTCTGCTAGTCGATACACTCACATTCAGTAAGTTATTTGGCGGTGTAGCTACAGAAA aaaaacTAGGAATAAATGGAGTGTTCGTGGAGTGTTTGATTTGTATAATCTGCGGATTCTGGTTGATCCCTAGGTTTAAGCTGATGTTTGAAAAACTCGACCAGTACGATGAGAGGGATTGGACAATTGAGGATTACACATAG
- a CDS encoding uncharacterized protein (note;~Tap-24g11.q1c.C.cand.152 - score = 32.00), whose amino-acid sequence MAYSQASDCSLGPTRFYDDLESASEGFFHKSCLVQKIKYEKEKNFEKNRCNVYNAVRQLLTCCFGTKQGSNVPNFTIMGKILDNMYKTMLRYDFNDLFEDSSTIAPSTEGSDDMIGYRRNDVLWAIEPSKRLKYIEISLPEAKWLVLSWSSKITNGENINKNLLDSIINECKLKSQSISYLTPNVIKNFPGLYLCENLYEMESNDFIVGLDNLMSTLQSYIQPDSSTFVLIIHKAVLYSLYYTSQGSVDYIVLFEIKLFERGDIHYFARFLAFQDLGDVRRYLMTSRNIQVQSKLRFYLFNFKKLKANWTLEEVGQKEQPEKSSFYHF is encoded by the exons ATGGCCTATTCTCAGGCTTCAGACTGCTCTCTAGGTCCAACCCGTTTCTACGATGATTTGGAAAGTGCCTCAGAAGGGTTTTTCCACAAAAGCTGCCTAGTccagaaaataaaatacgAAAAGGAGAagaattttgaaaaaaatcGGTGTAATGTGTATAACGCAGTGAGACAACTGCTAACGTGCTGTTTCGGAACAAAACAAGGTTCTAACGTACCAAATTTCACAATCATGGGTAAAATTCTAgataatatgtataaaacTATGTTAA GATATGACTTCAATGATCTGTTTGAAGATTCAAGTACTATTGCGCCATCAACTGAAGGTAGCGATGATATGATAGGGTACAGAAGAAATGAT GTGTTGTGGGCAATAGAGCCTTCTAAAAGGCTCAAATACATAGAAATCAGTCTTCCAGAGGCCAAATGGTTGGTTCTGTCATGGTCATCTAAAATAACCAATGGcgaaaatattaataagaACCTGCTTGACTCAATTATAAACGAGTGTAAGCTAAAATCGCAAAGTATTTCATACTTGACACCAAACGTCATCAAGAACTTCCCTGGTCTTTACCTATGC gaaaATCTGTATGAGATGGAGTCGAATGACTTTATAGTTGGATTAGATAATCTGATGAGCACACTTCAAAGTTATATTCAGCCAGACTCAAGCACATTTGTGCTGATCATACATAAAGCTGTTTTATACTCTCTCTACTACACCAGCCAAG GTTCCGTTGATTATATCGTTCTGTTTGAAATAAAGTTGTTTGAGAGGGGTGATATTCACTATTTTGCGAGATTTTTAGCTTTTCAAGA CCTCGGTGATGTTAGGAGATACTTGATGACATCGAGGAATATTCAA GTGCAATCGAAGCTACGGTTCTATCTATTCAACTTTAAAAAGCTCAAGGCTAACTGGACTCTTGAGGAAGTTGGACAGAAAGAACAACCA gaAAAGAGTAGTTTTTAccatttttaa
- a CDS encoding uncharacterized protein (note;~Tap-24g11.q1c.cand.90 - score = 32.68;~2 probable transmembrane helices predicted for TA03610 by TMHMM2.0 at aa 228-250 and 255-277), with the protein MVENDQCYANKDNSLKADFMYDLLSIGEPYGHLRFQKWKSMSTRGIEAFATTHPNTFLRRTNRGIPQRYRWESWKVALNYNHYFSIVGDLYESYSTKHNEYSSIINIDVPRLSNYSLISFRTFPELKVFNKESQNQLHRILSAYGNYQPEIGYCQGMNFVAGLLLLVSGFNEKEAFVAFVGLMNEFKLLEFYKPSFPVIKLYTAGFENLLKRLSPQLYDHLKKEDVSVSVFLNQWFLTLFVASLPLRTVVALWDYMLYNGLSSVLTVSLGLMWLLMPQITRLNFEGILTLLKDIKSSDSKDDLRVGRVIINQAHRISTSTPNLNDYINPSNVFSDKEDDAEQAQEI; encoded by the exons ATGGTCGAAAATGATCAATGTTACGCCAACAAGGATAACTCACTCAAGGCCGACTTTATGTATGATCTTTTG AGTATTGGAGAACCTTACGGCCATTTAAGGTTCCAAAAATGGAAATCCATGAGTACCAGAGGAATTGAAGCCTTTGCAACTACACATCCTAACACATTCTTGAGAAGAACTAACAG gGGAATTCCTCAGAGATATAGATGGGAAAGTTGGAAAGTAGCCCTAAACTATAACCATTATTTCTCAATTGTCGGCGACTTGTATGAATCGTACAGCACAAAGCATAATGAATACTCCTCAATAATAAACATCGATGTTCCAAGGTTGTCAAACTATTCTCTAATAAGTTTTAGAACATTTCCCGAGTTAAAAgtttttaataaagaatCCCAGAATCAACTCCATCGCATTTTG TCTGCATACGGAAATTATCAGCCAGAGATTGGATATTGTCAAGGAATGAATTTCGTTGCAG GACTCTTATTGTTGGTCAGCGGATTTAACGAGAAGGAAGCGTTTGTCGCATTTGTAGGTCTCATGAACGAGTTTAAACTACTCGAGTTCTATAAACCATCATTTCCAGTGATCAAACTCTATACCGCAG GGTTTGAAAACTTATTGAAGAGGTTATCTCCTCAGTTATACGATCATTTGAAAAAAGAGGACGTCTCAGTCTCTGTATTCTTAAACCAATG GTTTTTGACGTTGTTTGTGGCCAGCTTGCCACTCAGAACAGTGGTTGCCCTATGGGACTACATGCTATACAACGGATTATCGAGCGTTTTAACGGTTTCTCTGGGCTTAATGTGGCTCTTAATGCCCCAAATTACAAGGCTCAACTTTGAGGGGATCCTTACTCTTTTGAAGGACATAAAATCGTCAGACAGCAAGGACGACCTCAGAGTAGGAAGGGTAATAATAAACCAAGCACACAGAATCTCAACTTCTACACCTAACTTAAACGACTACATTAATCCTTCTAACGTTTTCTCTGATAAAGAAGATGATGCAGAGCAAGCTCAAGAGATTTAG
- a CDS encoding uncharacterized protein (note;~Tap-24g11.q1c.C.cand.151 - score = 31.26) — MSNFVEESVNQVNDMNTGVDVDPVLNGVRNRDRNFQRNSRVYKHSQNNRSEMSNLYSYSSSYQNQQYSNNWSENVQFDQPRLSSYSSNYQTTYPTNTSTYPANTSSYPATNTTYPSNTTSYPANTSSNSSYVHAYSGTMPLVGDNRMSVNGNMPTAVPMNTSQVLVDQALDSSTLEEIAYFFTYKYYSMLNNNPTYMYSLYSKEAQLSKTDASGNRVVASDHNEIRNYYQQFVNYVITSNIHNIEIQLVSSHPLFLVLITGSFTLANEKTNTEQTKLFAQTVLLSGDVSRSRYHIINDLLTELNTLNTHSTTTLVHTTHSVTTPEQPHDLKSQDYHHDSSRSLRKDSKDGFKIAIFGIPPMVTEVILTEIINKRLTQLNSDGKVVDVAIKPQKVNRKSNESLLYAFVELDSPEAVETLLANDLQIQDRNITLEPYKRTEKKREFKPKNTTSNY; from the exons atgtcAAACTTCGTGGAGGAGAGTGTGAACCAGGTCAATGATATGAATACGGGAGTAGATGTCGACCCTGTTCTAAACGGAGTACGAAATAGAGATAGAAATTTTCAGAGAAACTCAAGAGTATACAAACATAGCCAAAATAATAGAAGCGAAATGAGTAATTTGTACTCCTACAGTAGTTCATACCAGAATCAACAGTACAGTAATAATTGGAGCGAAAATGTACAGTTTGATCAGCCTAGACTATCAAGCTACTCTAGTAACTATCAAACAACCTACCCAACGAATACGAGTACATACCCAGCAAACACCTCTAGTTATCCAGCTACCAATACCACCTACCCCTCAAACACAACTAGTTACCCAGCTAACACAAGCAGTAATAGCAGTTATGTCCACGCTTATTCGGGTACAATGCCACTTGTAGGTGATAATAGGATGAGTGTAAACGGTAATATGCCTACAGCAGTGCCGATGAACACCTCCCAGGTGTTAGTTGATCAAGCCTTGGACTCTTCGACCCTGGAGGAAATTGCGTACTTTTTCACATACAAGTATTACTCGATGCTCAACAACAACCCGACCTATATGTACAGCCTTTACTCAAAAGAAGCACAATTGTCAAAGACCGATGCTAGCGGTAACAGGGTTGTGGCATCAGACCACAACGAGATAAGGAATTACTACCAGCAATTTGTCAACTACGTCATCACTTCCAACATTCACAACATTGAAATTCAACTCGTTAGTTCACATCCCCTTTTCCTCGTGCTTATAACTGGCTCCTTCACACTTGCCAATGAAAAAACTAACACTGAGCAGACTAAGCTTTTCGCTCAGACAGTGTTACTTTCTGGCGACGTCTCAAGGAGCAGGTACCACATCATCAACGATTTATTGACCGAGTTGAACACACTCAACACTCATTCCACAACCACTCTTGTTCATACCACCCATTCAGTAACCACTCCTGAGCAGCCACATGATCTTAAATCACAAGATTATCACCACGATTCATCCAGG AGTTTAAGAAAAGATAGTAAGGATGGATTTAAGATTGCAATTTTCGGAATACCTCCAATGGTGACGGAGGTCATATTGACCGAAATCATAAACAAGAGACTCACACAGCTAAACTCAGACGGAAAGGTAGTGGACGTTGCAATAAAGCCACAAAAGGTTAATAGAAAGAGTAACGAGTCGCTACTATACGCCTTTGTAGAACTAGACTCACCGGAAGCTGTGGAAACACTCTTGGCTAATGATCTTCAAATCCAGGATCGCAACATAACACTAGAGCCGTACAAGAGAACCGAGAAAAAGAGAGAATTTAAGCCCAAGAATACGACCtccaattattaa
- a CDS encoding uncharacterized protein (Apicoplast targetting peptide predicted by the PlasmoAP tool;~Signal peptide predicted for TA03600 by SignalP 2.0 HMM (Signal peptide probability 0.699, signal anchor probability 0.000) with cleavage site probability 0.599 between residues 18 and 19), protein MIYIFCISILTFCVKLDAHYTGKFNFILYKNNNLKSFRNKIDGYYQINNKFGGFNSYLLDSNASSSLDTLDTLTVSLTNNQDSTQDLTHYDRKSLFGINKKGIHHLRTPIKLVLESIVPDILTVFEARENLGYGPLPSLLSCSGGVDSMSLLHSFGIIKTSYEEIIGEILTILKSRLNNNPFKIKSETTKLDHQKRKVEVINFLKKFYDNFKVVYFNHKQREDVDKDIEVIKAACEKYKFDLIIEELPQELESKSEVSKYGPQLMFRKWRRETCIKIIDGLSSADSTSKIGDELRDLEHVMKFLDENLVDLQTVKTPEDLIGLKGLVFMGHHLNDNFETLLLKISRDTSIINLGLNNFQDINEKYHADSTNDELHYERNILRKNVIPSIVAGINGTYDTSSESANQSVNEFYQNINNLSKSFDAFKESIEKEVEMFFYYINSKYKSQSTPYSSSCLSNTHSTDAEKESYKHFYTILFKRTYGEKLNSFELRFRTNLAYFNRIGLKFPRLFSLKDLNIIPNQIVKEQVIKRYVEYFNGSSISNQNLRYILDRFTKSPFTNFPKLYCIGNHYLFHQGYHVNFQLNYSNTFPAPKVKKGSKPSLGNDEDTNLVYSDETLSVYNYLQLLNVCVTPDSNKQINSRNVYESVNGADPEEFHVDLLLKEKMNRVEETSSKDLNTNDKDNSKIHIDIRYLNDDDIVPSAGMWKNKAHVVLTNANIHKIIKDEIPAFVISGTNQVIGIYGVNLRAPYFCNDHQTIEYGSEKITLPVKYRINIH, encoded by the exons atgatttatattttttgtatttcaattttaacattCTGTGTAAAGTTAGACGCACATTACACTGGGAAATTCAACTTCATTCTgtataaaaacaataatttgAAGTCTTTTAGGAACAAAATTGATGGTTACTATCAgataaataacaaatttggCGGGTTTAATTCATATTTGCTCGATTCTAATGCCTCAAGTTCTCTCGATACACTGGATACTCTCACAGTTAGTTTGACCAATAATCAGGATTCTACACAAGATTTAACACATTATGATAGAAAAAGTTTATTCggtataaataaaaaaggGATTCATCATTTAAGGACCCCAATTAAGTTAGTACTGGAGTCCATTGTACCGGATATACTTACGGTGTTCGAGGCCAGGGAAAATCTTGGATATGGACCACTACCAAGTCTTCTTTCCTGCAGCGGAGGAGTGGACTCAATGTCATTATTACACTCATTTGGAATTATAAAGACCTCGTATGAGGAGATAATAGGCgaaattttaactattttaaaGAGCAGATTGAATAACAACCCGTTCAAAATCAAATCTGAGACCACTAAACTGGATCATCAAAAAAGAAAAGTCGAggtaattaattttttaaagaaattttATGATAACTTTAAAGTTGTTTACTTTAACCACAAGCAAAGAGAAGACGTTGATAAAGATATTGAGGTGATTAAAGCAGCCTGTGAAAAGTACAAATTTGACTTAATTATCGAAGAATTACCACAAGAACTTGAGTCGAAAAGTGAAGTATCGAAATATGGGCCACAGCTGATGTTCAGAAAGTGGAGGCGTGAAACTTGCATAAAGATCATTGATGGTCTAAGTTCTGCAGATAGTACTAGTAAAATTGGTGACGAACTAAGAGACTTAGAACATGTAATGAAATTCTTGGATGAAAACTTGGTAGACTTGCAAACCGTTAAGACTCCAGAAGATTTAATTGGTTTGAAGGGTCTGGTGTTCATGGGACATCACTTAAACGACAACTTTGAGACTCTCCTCCTTAAAATTTCAAGGGATACTTCTATAATCAATTTGGG tttaaataattttcaggatattaatgaaaagtATCACGCAGACAGTACTAATGACGAGTTACACTACGAAAGGAATATTTTAAGAAAAAATGTCATTCCCTCAATAGTTGCTGGAATTAATGGCACATATGATACTTCCTCGGAATCGGCGAATCAATCAGTGAATgaattttatcaaaacattaataatttgtcCAAAAGCTTCGACGCCTTCAAGGAATCAATAGAAAAGGAAGTTGAAATGTTCTTTTACTACATTAACTCAAAGTATAAGTCTCAGTCCACTCCCTACAGTTCAAGTTGCCTTTCAAACACACATTCAACTGATGCTGAAAAGGAGTCTTACAAACATTTTTACACCATTTTATTCAAGAGAACTTACGGAGAAAAGCTAAACAGTTTCGAGTTGAGGTTCAGGACCAACTTGGCTTATTTTAACAGGATTGGCCTTAAGTTTCCTAGGCTTTTCTCTTTAAAGGATTTGAACATCATACCGAATCAGATTGTGAAGGAGCAAGTTATAAAGAGATACGTTGAGTATTTCAATGGGTCGAGTATATCTAACCAAAACCTCCGCTACATCCTCGATCGTTTCACTAAAAGTCCTTTCACAAATTTCCCCAAGTTATACTGCATAGGGAACCACTACTTGTTTCACCAGGGGTACCATGTCAATTTTCAACTAAACTACTCGAATACATTCCCCGCCCCTAAGGTTAAAAAAGGATCAAAACCATCACTGGGTAATGACGAGGATACTAATTTGGTGTACTCTGATGAAACTTTAAGTGTGTACAATTATCTGCAACTGTTAAATGTTTGTGTGACTCCAGACAGTAACAAACAAATCAACTCTAGGAATGTTTATGAAAGTGTTAATGGCGCTGATCCGGAAGAATTCCATGTGGATCTGCTTCTGAAAGAGAAGATGAACAGAGTAGAAGAGACTAGTTCAAAAGATTTAAATACAAATGATAAAGATAATAGTAAAATACACATTGACATAAGATATTTGAATGACGACGACATTGTACCGAGTGCAGGGATGTGGAAGAACAAAGCCCACGTCGTTTTGACCAACGCCAACATTCACAAAATCATCAAGGATGAAATACCAGCATTTGTAATTTCCGGAACGAATCAAGTTATAGGGATCTACGGGGTCAACTTGAGGGCTCCTTATTTTTGTAATGACCATCAAACCATAGAGTACGGATCTGAAAAAATCACCCTACCCGTGAAATACAGGATAAACATACACTAA